The following proteins come from a genomic window of Paenibacillus sp. CAA11:
- a CDS encoding exonuclease domain-containing protein: protein MNFIAIDFETANMRNRSSVCAIGLVEVKDGQIVREFYSLINPQDSFDPFCTAIHGITADHVTDAPTFSELWPTLRDWLASRPLVAHNASFDMSVLRSCIERMGLTFEGCSYLCSYLLSKRVWPGLPSYRLNHMARHLKLDTFKHHDALEDARTAALLFLECLEASGSTECQDIADRFGYRLGMIHKDGSYQTFTASRSSSSRKPQTLNLRATVDHFDPSHQLYEKNVVFTGTLGGMTRREAMQKVVDLGGRCSDAVAEQTHYLVIGQKDYMKHLEGLKSSRKLQKAEKLAAMGYPVTVLPESDFLSLLG, encoded by the coding sequence CTGAATTTTATAGCCATTGATTTTGAGACCGCGAATATGAGGAACCGAAGCAGCGTGTGCGCTATAGGGCTGGTCGAGGTGAAGGACGGTCAGATTGTGCGGGAATTCTATTCCCTCATCAACCCCCAGGACAGCTTCGATCCTTTCTGTACGGCCATTCATGGGATTACAGCGGATCATGTGACGGACGCGCCCACCTTCTCTGAGCTCTGGCCAACCTTAAGAGATTGGCTTGCATCACGGCCTCTTGTTGCCCACAACGCCTCCTTCGATATGAGCGTGCTTCGAAGCTGTATAGAACGGATGGGCCTTACCTTCGAGGGGTGCAGCTATCTCTGCTCCTATCTTCTGTCCAAGCGGGTTTGGCCTGGGCTTCCCAGCTATCGGCTGAACCATATGGCAAGACATCTTAAGCTGGATACCTTCAAGCATCACGATGCACTGGAAGATGCAAGAACGGCAGCCCTGCTCTTTCTCGAATGCCTGGAGGCTTCCGGCAGCACAGAATGCCAAGACATCGCAGACCGCTTCGGATATAGGCTGGGGATGATTCACAAGGATGGCTCCTACCAGACCTTTACCGCCTCCCGCTCTTCCAGCAGCAGAAAGCCGCAGACCTTGAACCTTCGCGCTACTGTGGATCATTTCGACCCCAGCCACCAGCTTTATGAGAAGAACGTCGTATTTACAGGCACGCTGGGCGGCATGACCCGTCGCGAGGCGATGCAGAAGGTCGTTGACTTGGGCGGACGCTGCAGCGATGCAGTCGCAGAACAGACACACTACCTCGTCATCGGGCAGAAGGATTACATGAAGCACTTAGAAGGACTTAAGAGCAGCCGGAAGCTTCAAAAGGCGGAGAAGCTGGCAGCCATGGGGTATCCGGTCACCGTGCTGCCCGAATCTGATTTCCTTAGCCTGCTGGGGTAA
- a CDS encoding pirin family protein has protein sequence MIQRYPAHERNQFDIGWLKGGRSFSFGDYQDPENMAFGPMRVCNDDTIAPGKGFGAHPHSDMEIVSLVLSGELRHEDSLGNEAVTTFGGVQRMSAGTGVIHTEHNPSLDTEVNLLQMWFMPKEKGLQPSYATSQFDPEEMKGRLLPIVSSASAPGVASIGQDLTIYLSRLAEGEKLVFHQEPGRRIFVFVIEGRLELNGTAPLEQRDHARIWDQSTVELAGSTDVFYMLIDLP, from the coding sequence ATGATTCAACGATATCCAGCCCATGAGCGTAACCAGTTTGATATCGGGTGGCTCAAAGGAGGGCGGAGCTTCTCATTTGGAGACTATCAAGACCCGGAGAATATGGCCTTCGGTCCTATGCGCGTATGCAATGATGATACAATCGCCCCGGGAAAGGGCTTTGGAGCTCACCCGCACAGCGATATGGAGATTGTGTCGCTGGTTCTCTCCGGAGAGTTGCGGCATGAAGACAGCCTTGGCAATGAAGCTGTCACCACTTTTGGCGGGGTGCAGCGAATGTCGGCCGGAACCGGGGTCATCCATACAGAGCATAACCCTTCGCTCGATACCGAAGTGAATCTATTGCAAATGTGGTTTATGCCGAAGGAGAAAGGTCTGCAGCCTTCTTATGCGACAAGCCAGTTTGATCCAGAAGAGATGAAGGGTCGGCTGCTGCCGATCGTGTCCTCAGCTTCTGCGCCTGGCGTTGCAAGCATTGGTCAGGACCTGACGATCTACTTAAGCCGGCTGGCTGAGGGAGAGAAGCTTGTGTTCCATCAGGAACCCGGACGCCGAATCTTTGTGTTTGTCATTGAAGGCAGACTGGAGCTTAACGGCACGGCTCCACTGGAACAACGCGATCATGCAAGAATTTGGGACCAGTCTACGGTAGAGCTGGCTGGCAGTACGGATGTCTTCTATATGCTGATTGACTTGCCGTGA
- a CDS encoding zinc ribbon domain-containing protein, with protein sequence MIECPNCHHVNEGGRFCENCGAQLIGPEDEIRPAQTGRPSGRSEAADKLKPYLEKTQQVSKQYFNYFVTLLKKPYTYASRTGKEQFVNSIITLVLYALMIPLTVYLGLKGYSYDASFYGAVIKPAVAFVIFGLLIGVYCFIAVKLGKVQADFGQVFGRFGGFMIPFVALLFVGLVLSLLQLRIFSIFMFIGFLGSIFSVPALLISSFKKDSAQGLDTVYCSIFTYLATFLTLWIMGRFLFGFVIDIIQQSFFYSFF encoded by the coding sequence GTGATTGAATGTCCAAATTGTCATCATGTGAATGAAGGAGGGAGGTTTTGCGAGAATTGCGGAGCCCAACTGATCGGACCGGAAGATGAGATCAGGCCTGCTCAGACAGGACGCCCCAGCGGCAGATCGGAAGCTGCGGATAAGCTGAAGCCTTATTTGGAGAAGACACAGCAGGTGTCGAAGCAGTACTTCAACTATTTTGTCACCCTGCTGAAGAAGCCGTATACATATGCCAGCAGAACCGGCAAAGAGCAGTTTGTAAACAGCATCATTACCTTGGTGCTATATGCGCTGATGATTCCTCTTACGGTATATCTGGGATTGAAAGGATATTCCTATGATGCATCCTTCTATGGAGCGGTGATTAAGCCTGCCGTTGCTTTTGTGATTTTTGGTCTTCTAATCGGTGTTTATTGCTTTATTGCTGTGAAGCTGGGGAAGGTTCAAGCGGATTTTGGCCAGGTGTTCGGCAGGTTCGGCGGGTTTATGATTCCATTTGTAGCCTTGCTGTTTGTAGGTTTGGTGCTGTCCCTTCTGCAGCTGCGGATATTCAGCATTTTTATGTTCATCGGCTTTCTGGGTTCGATCTTTAGCGTCCCGGCTTTGCTGATTAGCAGTTTTAAGAAGGATTCCGCTCAGGGTCTGGATACCGTGTACTGCTCCATTTTCACCTATTTGGCAACCTTCCTGACTTTGTGGATTATGGGCAGATTTTTGTTCGGATTCGTTATTGATATCATTCAGCAGAGCTTTTTCTACTCGTTCTTTTAA
- a CDS encoding SDR family oxidoreductase codes for MQGPRLKGKIAVVTGGGSGIGKASAIRFAEEGALVYMLDRTPKHAEETKAQIEASGGKAEVIECDISRPDMIEEGFRRIQEQAGAVDVVFANAGINGTMAPIETMEIKDWDQTMDINLRGTFATVKYAIPHMKNTGGSIVITSSINGNRVFSGIGFSAYASTKAAQVAFMKMAALELAQYKIRVNAICPGAIDTNISDNTYPSDDLEEVKIPVEFPEGSHPLEEAPGKAKQVADLVLFLASDEASHVTGTEVYVDGAESLLRG; via the coding sequence GGGAATCGGGAAGGCCTCGGCAATCCGTTTTGCAGAAGAAGGAGCACTTGTCTATATGCTTGACCGTACGCCCAAGCATGCCGAGGAGACCAAAGCTCAAATCGAAGCTTCTGGCGGCAAGGCCGAAGTGATCGAGTGTGATATTTCCCGCCCAGACATGATTGAAGAGGGATTCCGCCGCATCCAAGAGCAGGCTGGAGCTGTCGATGTGGTCTTTGCCAATGCAGGGATCAACGGAACGATGGCGCCGATTGAGACGATGGAGATTAAGGACTGGGACCAGACGATGGATATCAATTTGCGCGGCACTTTTGCGACGGTTAAATATGCGATTCCTCATATGAAAAATACCGGGGGCAGCATTGTCATTACAAGCTCCATTAATGGCAACCGCGTCTTCTCCGGCATTGGCTTCTCAGCCTACGCATCAACCAAGGCCGCCCAGGTCGCCTTCATGAAGATGGCTGCGCTGGAGCTGGCTCAGTACAAAATCCGGGTGAATGCGATCTGTCCGGGAGCGATTGATACGAATATCAGCGACAATACGTATCCTTCAGACGATCTTGAAGAGGTCAAAATCCCTGTAGAGTTCCCGGAAGGCAGCCACCCGCTGGAGGAAGCGCCAGGAAAAGCCAAACAGGTCGCTGATCTGGTTCTCTTCCTTGCCAGCGATGAAGCCTCTCATGTCACCGGCACAGAAGTCTATGTGGACGGTGCTGAATCATTGCTCCGGGGTTAA